The Candidatus Aminicenantes bacterium genome includes the window GGTTTGGCCGCCTTCATCACCGCGTCGATGACGGCGGCGCGAAGGAGGTCGATCTTGTAGCCGTTCTCGGACAAAGGCGCGGCGTCCGCGGCCGCCTTGTCGACGGCTTGGCGGATGTTGCCTTCGGTCGGGCGCGAGCCCTTCAGCGCATCCTCGGCCTTGGTCAGGCGCAGGGGGACCGCGGCGACGCCGCCGCAGACAATCCGGATGTCCCGGATGGCGCCGCCTCCGCCGATGATCCGGACCGCCGCCGAAACGAGAGCGAAATCCCAGGCGCCGCGCTCGATCAGCTTAATATAGGCGCTCCGGTCGCCGGGCCCGGGCCGTCGGACGCGGATCTCCTTGACGATCTCCTTCCCGTCGAGCCCATTTTCGCGCTTCACGTTAACGATAGGCGGAGCGAAGAACTTCTCGACCGGGATGACCCGCTCTCCCGCCGCTCCCGCGACGGTCAGCTCGGCCTCGAAAGCGGCCAGGACCGGGGCCAAGTCGGAAGGATGAACGGCATAACAAATGCCGCCGAAGATGGCATGGTATTTGTTCCGCCCGCCTTCGGCGAAGCAATGAGCCCCGCCCTTCTTGCGGCAGGTGACGGAGGCGTCGCGGTAATACCAGCACCGCGGCCGCTGGCAGAGGTTTCCGCCGACCGTGCCGACGTTGCGGAGCTGGGGCGAGGCGATGGCGGCGGCGGCCTGGTGGAGAGCCGGCCAAATCGCTTGGATCTCGGGATCTTCGGCCAGCTCGGCGATCGTTGTCGTCGCACCGATCGCCAGACCGGCCTGATCCTTCCGAATATATGCCAGGCCCGGGATCGTCTTGAGATCGAGAACCGTCTCGGCGGCGGCCGTCCCCTCTTTGATTTCGCCCAACAGGTCGGTCCCGCCGCCCATGACGAACGTGCCCGCTCCAGCCTCGGCCAAATGGGCCGCGGCCTGCGCCAAAGACTCCGGTCTCCCATAGGCGAAGCTTCTCATGAGCGGGCCTCCTTGCGCTTGAGGGCTGCCAGGACGCGGCCGGGCGTCATGGGGATCTCCCCCACATGGACGCCGATGGCGTTGAACACCGCGTTGGCGGCGGCTGCCGAGGAGGGAATGCGCGGCGGCTCGCCCAGGCCTTTGCAGCCGAGATTGTTGAGCCGGTCGTCCGGTTCGTCGATGAAGATCGGGACGATCTCCGGGATGTCCCGGATCGTAGCGCCCTTGTAATCGTGCAGGTTGGCGTTGACCGTGGCCCCCGTCTGCGCGTCCATGAGCTTTTCCTCGAACAGGGCCGCGCTCAAGCCCTGCGCGACGCCGCCGATGACCTGGCTCTCGGCCGTCTGCCGGTTGATCACCCGGCCGATGTCGTGGGCCGCGACGTGCTTGATCACTCGCACCCGCCCGGTCCAGGTGTCGACCTCGACCTCGCAAAAATGGGCCCCAAACGTCTGGAAGTCGAACTTATCGTCGGGGAATCCGGCCCGCTCGCCGTGAAACGGCTGGGGGCGGCGCAGGGTCTTGACGGCCTCTTTGAAATCGATCGCCTTCTCCGGAGCGGCCGCGACAAAGAGCTTGCGCCCGGCCAGGACGATCTCTTCGGGCGGCGCGCCCAGCTTCTTGGCCACGCTTTGCTTCAGATACTCGGCTGCTTTGAGGGCCGCGTCG containing:
- a CDS encoding FAD binding domain-containing protein yields the protein MRSFAYGRPESLAQAAAHLAEAGAGTFVMGGGTDLLGEIKEGTAAAETVLDLKTIPGLAYIRKDQAGLAIGATTTIAELAEDPEIQAIWPALHQAAAAIASPQLRNVGTVGGNLCQRPRCWYYRDASVTCRKKGGAHCFAEGGRNKYHAIFGGICYAVHPSDLAPVLAAFEAELTVAGAAGERVIPVEKFFAPPIVNVKRENGLDGKEIVKEIRVRRPGPGDRSAYIKLIERGAWDFALVSAAVRIIGGGGAIRDIRIVCGGVAAVPLRLTKAEDALKGSRPTEGNIRQAVDKAAADAAPLSENGYKIDLLRAAVIDAVMKAAKP